GGAGTTTGACGCTCGTACCGCGCTTGTGGCCACCGATGACCAGGAGGAGTGACAGCGCGAACGCCGAGGCCGCGGCCTCCTCGAATCGACCGGGCCCCGCGAGCAGCGCCATCAGGATCCACGGGGACATGCCCGCGAACGGTGAGTTGAGGAACAGCGTCAAGGCGTGGCGCGCGCCCGACGTCGGCGGCGGGTCAGTCCGTGTCGAATCGCCCACCGGAGGATCGGGTTCGTTGCTCATTGCTGAATTGTGGGACGCGACGCGGTATTCCGCAGCATTTCCGGTTCGATGCGGCCCGAGCGGCGAGCCCGGGCCGCATCGAGGTCAGCAGGACGTCACACCATTCACGCATTGGGCGCGAGAACGACCGCCGCGTTGTGTCCGCCCATTCCGAGGGAGGTCTTGAGGGTCAACCCGCTGACCAGATCGGTTCGTCCGTCGAGCAATTGCGGGATGATCGCCTCGGCGACCCGCGGGCTCGCCGGGATCTCGCCCCGCTCGTAGCCGAGTAATGACGCCGCGAGTTCGACAGCTCCGGCAGCGCCCTGACAGTGACCGGCAAGCGGTTTCACCGAGAACACCTCGGCGTTGGGCACCATCTGCTCGGCGATGGTCGCCTCCGCGCGATCGCACTGGCGGGTCCCCGGCCCGTGCGCATTGAGGTAGCGGATGCTCCTGCCGTCGACGCCGGCCATCGTGAGCGACTGCTCCACGCACGAACGGACGCCGGTCAGTTCCGGATCGATCGACGTGACGTGGAAGGCGTCGTGGGACATCGACCCGCCCAGCACATCTGCGTAACCGTCGGCGGCACGGTTGGTCATCGTGAACGCTATCGCCGCCTCGCCGAAGGTGAATCCGCGGCTGCCCTCCTGGAACGGGCGGCACGCGTTGAGCGCATCGGTGTCGGTGATGGCGACACCGAGCTGTACGAACATCGCCACGACCTCGGGCCGGGCCGACAGGTCGGTCGCCACCACGACGACGTCGTCGACGAGATCGGAGTCGAGCCACGATTTCGCGGTGACGATGGCCGCCGAGCCGGAGGTGCACATGGCCGACACCGTGATCGCGGGTCCGTGGAAGCCGTACTCCTGCATCAGCAGAGACACCGGCGTCGACGGGGTGACCGAGAGGTACTGCCGTCCGGTGTACTGGCCGACGCCGGAGGTGACGATCGGGTACATGTCGAGGTCGCCCAGCACGCAGGCGTGCACGAGTCCCACCCGGGACCCCGGGGTCCAGCCGCGCGCCATCGCGTCCTCGATCGCCTCACGCGCTGCGGCACGCATCGCGCGCGAGAAGCGGGTGCGACCGTCGGACTGCTGCCCACCGTCGGGCACCCGCACGATCCACCCGGGCTCTGCGGTGTCGTCAGACGCCTCGGCACCGGTCGTCTGACCACCCGTGAATCCGAAACCCTGATGGAGTGCGGCCGCCGACTTGCCGGAGACGAGACCGCTCCAGAGTGCGTCGCGGCCCCAGCCGTACCCCGTGACGGCTCCCAGGCCGGAGATGGTCGAACGTTGAATCGTCATGATCGTGAACTTTCTGTGCGATAAGCGATGAATCTTGGGTCATCGCGGTTGCCCGAGTGGGCAACCCGCTCCCAGGATCCCGCCCAAACCCGACATTCGGCCAGTTCACGCGGGTATTCGAGGGCGAAATTTCCGTTTGACGCAGTCTTGCACCGCGCAGCGCCCACTTTTCGAAGCCAGGTAGGGGAGGATGGGCGGTTGGGGGAAGACGGATCGAGGGGGTGACGCAGTGAGCCGACCGACGCACAGCGACGATGACCGGCCCGGCCTCGTCGCCCCGGACGCCGAGCCCATGGCCCGTGCCAGTGACGCGGCGGTCGCCGAGCGTTACCGCCTGCTTCTCGAACTGAGTCCGGACGCGATCGCGGTCCATCAAGACGGCCTGATCGTCTACGTGAACTCGGCAGCGCTGGCGTTCGCTCGCGTCGACGAACGCGACGCCATGCTCGGACGGTCCATCGCCGACTTCGTCCATCCCGACGAACTGCCACAGATGCTCGATCGGATCATCGGCATGGGGGAGGAGGCCGGCGCGTCGACCGTGCCCGAAGAAGTGGTGATGGTCGACGCGCACGGGGTCACCCGCCCCATGGAGGTGACGTCGGTGCGCACCGTCTGGCAGGACAAGCCTGCGTATCAGGTGATTTTGCGGGACATCACAGCTCAGAAAGCGATCGAATCGGCCCTGCGACGACAGGCGGCGCTCCTCGACCACGTCAGCAACGCGGTGATCGCCGTCGACAACCACATGACGGTCACTTCCTGGAACCCGGCCGCTGAGCAGATGTACGGCCTGCGGGCGTCCGAGGCGATCGGACAAAATATCGACGACGTCGTCGGAGCGCACGTGGACCCGCACGCGGCGGTGTCGTTGGGCGGCACCGTCGATCAGTTGCACCGCCGTTCCGACACCGGGCGATCGTTTCTCGCCCACACCTCGGTGACGACGATGGATGACGGTTTCCTCATCGTCGCCGAACCCACCCGTCGTCCCCTCATCGAGCGGCTGGGGACGATCCTCGCCGCGCTGCACCAGGCGGTCATCGTCGTTCGCGAGGACGGCGACATCGAACTCGCCAACCCGGCCGCGGGGACAATGCTCGGTTCCGAAGCGGTCCCGGGTGCCCGGGTCCACGAACTGCCGCTGGACTTCGACGGCGACGAATCACCGATCGCACGTTGCCTGCGCACCCGTGAGGCGGTCACCGACGCGACCGCGACGATCACCACGCCCGCCGGCGAGCGTTGGCTCTCGTGCAGTTGCCGGCCGATCGACGACGACGGCGCCGAGGTGGTCGTCCTGGTGTCGTTCGCCGACATCACCGACCGTTACCGCGAACGCACCCAGCTGGCGTGGGAAGCCGTACACGATCCGCTGACCGGTCTGTACAACCGCTCGGGGATCATCCGCGAACTCGAGTCGCACATGGCCGGACTCGACGACGGAAACAACGCCTGCTGCGTCGCGATCTTCTACATCGATCTCGACAATTTCAAGCTGGTCAACGATTCGCTCGGCCATGCCGTGGGTGACGAGGTGCTGCACACCGTCGCACAGCGATTGGCGGCGGCAACGCCCGACGAGGCCTCGGTCGGCCGGATTGGTGGGGACGAATTCGTTCTCGTCGCCACCCTGGGGATCGCCTGTTCGGCCGACGAGATCGAGCAGCAGATCGACAAGATCCGGGGGACGGTGTACGAGCCGATCGCGGTGAGCACCCGCACCGAACCGCTCAAGGTGGAGGCGAGCATCGGCGTGGCGACGGTCAAGGCCGGTGACGACTACACCGCCACCGACCTGCTGCGCGATGCCGACATCGCGCTGTATCAAGCACGCAAGGCTTCTCGTGCGCGCTACGTCCGCTTCCAGACGCAGCATCGGGAGGAACTGCAGCGCCGGCAGCGCATCGAAGAGGAACTGCGGCGCGTTCTCGACACCGACACCGATCAACTCGAGATCCACTATCAGCCGATCGTGTCGACCGTCGACGGCGCCCTGGTGGGCCTGGAAAGCCTTCTACGCTGGCGTCACCCGGAACTGGGGTCGATCTCGCCCACCGAGTTCATCCCGCTCGCAGAAGGATCCAATCTCATCGACCGGGTGGGCAACTATGTGCTGGAGACAGCGGCCGCCGAGGTGGCCGCTGTCGCCGAACTCCGTCGGGTGATGCTGTGCGTCAACGTCTCCCGACGGGAGCTCACCAATGGCCAGTTCCCCGACCGGCTCCGGGACACGATCACCCGCTCGGGCATGGACCCCGCCGCGTTCTGCCTGGAGATCACCGAGAGTGCACTGGACCCGCTCGACGGAGACCTGCTCACCCTGTTGCGCAACGTGCGCGAACTCGGAACACACGTGTCGCTCGACGATTTCGGGACCGGTGCGTCGTCGTTGAGCGAGTTCTACCGCCTGCCGGTCAGTGTCCTGAAGACCGCGAAGTCCTTCGTCGACGCTCTCGACGAGCACCCGAGCGCCACATCGATCCTCGCCGGCATCGTCACCATGGCGCACGCGGCCGGGATGCGGGTGGTCGCCGAGGGAGTGGAGACGGAGTCGCAGGCCGCCACGGTCGCCGAGGTCGGTTGCGACCTCGCGCAGGGCTATCACTTCGGGCGTCCCGCCCCGCTGGCCGACGTGATCGGGTCCGGAGTCCGGATCCGGGCGAATCCCGGTGTCTGGGAGACCGGCTGACCTGTCCGCGCCAGACCAACACTGTCATTGAGGCGTCCCACGCCATACCGTGGGGCGTATCTGCGCTATGCATGCGACTGTGTCCGTTACCGTCAGACTCGGCGATGCACGCGAGTAGATTGATCGCCACGTCGATCACCCGGCGTCCATGCAACCGGACAGCGAGGTCACGGACATGACACACATTCTGCGGTGGACTCCTGCAACGCTCTGGACGGCGTCATGACCGACGCGGAGCGGCAAGTCGCCGAGCAACACACGGCGAAGGTCATCGGTGTCACGGTCGCCGCGGCGGTCGGTGGCTTCCTGTTCGGTTTCGACAGCTCGGTCGTCAACGGCGCCGTCGACTCGATCGAAGCGGACTTCGGCCTCGGCAAGCTGATGACCGGCTTCGCCGTCGCGATCGCGTTGCTCGGCTGTGCGCTCGGCGCATGGTTCGCGGGCCGATTGGCCGACGTGTGGGGCCGCAAGCGCGTGATGCTGCTCGGCTCCGCGCTTTTCATCATCAACTCGATCGGCACCGGTTTCACACAGACCATCCCGGACCTGCTCTTGTGGCGTGTGCTCGGCGGTATCGGCATCGGTATCGCATCGGTGATCGCTCCCGCATACATCGCCGAGATCGCTCCGGCCCGCTTCCGCGGCGCCCTGGGGTCTCTGCAGCAGTTGGCGATCACGATGGGCATCTTCGCGGCGTTGCTGTCCGACGCTCTCCTCGCGGACAGCGCGGGCGGCGCGTCGAACGACTTCTGGTGGGGCCTCGAGGCGTGGCGGTGGATGTTCCTCGTCGGTGTCGTGCCCGCCGTCGTCTACGGTGTGCTGGCGCTGCTGATCCCGGAGTCGCCGCGATACCTGGTGGGCCGCAACCGTGATGCCGAGGCGGCCCGGATCCTGCAGGAGGTGACGGGCGAGGAGAACCCCCTCGAGCGGGTCAAAGAGATCAAGCTGACGGTCAAGCGCGAGGCGAAGTCGTCGATCAGGGACATCGCCGGACCGTCATTCGGGCTGCACCCGCTCGTCTGGGTCGGCATCTGGCTGGCAGTCTTCCAGCAGTTCGTCGGTATCAACGCGATCTTCTACTACTCGACGACGCTGTGGCAGTCCGTCGGCTTCTCCGAGGCCGACTCGTTCAAGACATCGGTGATCACCGCCGTCATCAACGTCGTCATGACCTTCGTGGCGATCCTGTTCGTCGACCGCATCGGGCGGCGGAAACTGCTGCTCGGCGGTTCGGTGGGCATGTTCATCGGCCTGCTCATGGCGTGTATCGCGTTCACCCAGCAGATCGGCGAGGGCGAGAACATCACGCTGCCCGACCCGTGGGGTGTGGTCGCACTGATCGGCGCCAACCTGTTCGTGGTCGCCTTCGCCGCGACGTGGGGCCCGGTGATGTGGGTGATGCTGGGGGAGATGTTCCCCAACCGCATCCGCGGTGTCGCCCTGGGCGTCTGCACGGCCGTGAACTGGGTCGCGAACTTCACCATCTCGATGCTGTTCCCGCCGATGACCGAAGCCGTCGGACTCGGAATCATCTACGGCTTCTTCGCCTTCTGCGCCGCGGCCTCGTTCTTCTACGTCCTCCGGAAGGTCGAGGAGACCAAGGGGATGGAGCTCGAGCAGATGGATTCGGTGGCAGAGGCGCGACTGTCGCAGTTCACTGCGGTCCGTGCGGCGAAGGACAAAGCCTGAATGTTCGATCTGCGTGAGCTCTCCAGCCGCGTCGTCGCCGCCCCCATGGCCGGTGGTCCGAGCACCCCGGAACTGGTGGTGGCCGCGGGATCGGCCGGCGGTGTCGGCCAGCTCGCCGCCGGGTACCAGACTCCCGACAAGGTGCGCGCCGACATCGCGGCCGTGCGGACGGCCGGCACCGAGGTCTTCGGTGTCAACATCTTCGTTCCCGAGGCGGAGCCGGTGAACCGCGACGACCTCGCCCGCTACCGCGCCGAACTCGTCCCGTATGCGCGAAGTCTGGGCGTGACGCTTCCCGAGGTCGAGGACCTGGGCGAGGACGATGATCACTTCGACGACAAGATCCGGCTGGTGTGCGACGAGCGGATTCCGCTCGTGTCCTTCGCGTTCGGGTGTCCCGCACCCGAGGTCGTCGCCGAATTGCACCGGCACGGGTGCAGTGTCGGGGTCACGGTCACCACGGCCACGGACGCCGAGATCGCCGGTCGAGCAGGGGCCGACTGGCTGTGCGTGCAGGGTCCCGACGCCGGTGGCCATCGGTCGGTCTTCGACCGCCGGAGCACTCCTCCGACAGAGCCGCTCGACGACTTGATCCGCGCGGTCGCCGACCGGGTGCCGCTGCCGATCGTGGCGGCGGGTGGGATCTCCACGTCGGCCCGGGCCGACGAGGTCCGATCAGTGGGAGCTGTTGCGGTGCAGGTGGGTACGGTTCTGTTGCGGACCGCCGAGGCCGGCACCAAACCCGCGCACGCGGCGGCTCTCGCCGATCCGGACCGAACCGATACCGTGGTCACCTGGGCGTTCAGCGGCCGACCGGCACGCGCCCTGCGAAACCTGTTCACCGACAGGTTCTCCGACGCCGCGGTGGCCGAGTACCCGGCCGTCAACACGTTGACCGGCGGCATCCGACGCGCCGCCAGCAACGACCCCGACGGGATCAACCTCTGGGCCGGGAGCGGATACCGCGACGCCGTCGAGGAGTTGGCCGTCGAGACCATCGCCCGGCTCGGGTGATCGAGGAGATCTCTGTTCCCTGAGGAGCGCCCGGAGCTTGCGGAGGGCGCGTCACGAAGGGTGTGCCACGCATCTCGCCAGGACCCTTCGAGGCTCGTCGCTGATATGTAGTGCTGCTCTGTCAAGTCCCATGGCGAAATTGCCTCCTTCTCAGGGGCTGTTGTGGGGTTGGCCACCCGCCGCGGTGTGTGGTGGTCGTTACTCGCGACGGTGTTGTCGGACTGATATACGCGGGTTGGTTACCGCTCAACGGTGTTCGACAGGAGAGGAAAACGCTGGCCGACGGGTCTATGTAAACGTGCGTACCGTGCACCCAAAAGTGCTGGCGCACATAGCGACGCCGTGGATTCGTTCCCTGTTCACCACAGCGGGAGTCCCGCGACGGGTGGCCAAGATTGTGTGTCAGTGCTGGTTAGTCGTCGAGCACCGCCAGCGACCAGCACCAGCCGGCGAGCTCACGAGCGATCGCGGTGTTGGCCACGCAGGGATGTTTGCTGCGGCGGTCGAATTGTTGCCAGCGCTTGTGTAGCCGACGATTGCCGGCATGGCCACGGGCGCGGGCAGCCGGTGTAGCAGCCTCCCACCGGCGGCGCATGGTCTGTCCGGGTGTGGCGTAGGGGCGTCGGTGTTGCCAGGCCGCCTCGACCAATAGCCGCCGCACGTGGGCGTTACCGGCCTTGGTGATCGATCCCTGACTGCGGGTCCCGCCGGTCGAGTATTCCGAGGGCACCAACCCGGCGTAGGAGCCGATCGTGGCGCCACTAAACCGTGACCAGTCGCCGATCTCGACCGCCAAAGCGAACGCGGTCAGCGTCGACACGCCCCGCAGACACGACAGCCGGGTGACCACCGCCCGCCACGGATCGGTGGCCGCGGTCTGTTCGATCAGCTCATCGAGGCGGTCACGGCGGGCGGTCACGCTCAACACCGCGTCCAGGTCGTTGTCGAAGGCGGCTTGCAGCAGCGGCAGCTCGAAACGTTGACGCTGCAGCCACCGCTGATGAACACCGGTCCAGGGTTTCCCGCCGGAGTAGACGATCCCCTGTCGCAGAAGCAGTTTGGACAATCGATGCCGAGCGCGCATCAAGTCGCTGCGGGCGTCCTCGCGGGCGCGGACCAGATCCCGTGCGGCTTCGGTGCCCACCTCAGGAACACTGACCGCCACCACTTCGCCCAGGCGCAGCAACTTCGCCAAGTGTGCAGCGTCTCGGGCATCGGTCTTGACGCGGTCCCCGGCTGGCCGCTGCAGCTTCGAGGGCGCGGCAACCACACACTCCATCCCGGCCGCCGTGATCGCCCGCGCCAATCCAAAGCCGGTCGGACCGGCCTCATAGGCCACCCGCACCGGCGGGGCCAGGCCTTGTAGCCAGCTGACGATGGTCGCCGCATCAGGGACCAAGGTCTCCCGAATCACCTGCCCGGTGTCTTCATCGATGGCGTGAGCGACCACCGAGCGTGCGTGAACATCCAATCCGACACTTGTACCCTGAACAATCACCGGAGGCCTCCTGATCTGCAATGTGGTGCTACCGCCGAGTGTGAACTCAGCAGCAGCAACCCACGATGTGTTTGCAGCTTGAGGCCTTCGGCCCCAAGGCCCTCATACCGTCTATCGCTCCTCGCACCTCAGGGAGCAGGGGTGGTGGGCTTCTTTCGAATCAGGGAGCGAAGGGGTCGCGCTCCTCCCACCTCAGTGCGGGTCCTGCTCGTTCAGCGTCGCCACGACGTCGGCGTAGTCGCCGCGCGCCTCACCCCACCGCAGGAACTTCACCCGCTCGACGAGCAGTTCGGTGGCGGCGGGTTGCGTGCCGATCAGATGGACGACCTCATCGACGAATTCGTCGAGGGGCATGGCGAAGTCGCTGTCCCGTTGACCCGGCAGCAGGTCGGTGCGAACCGCCGGCGGCACGAGTTCGACGACGTCGACTCCGGTATCGGCGAACTGCAGGCGCAACGATTCACTCAGCATGTGGATCGCCGCTTTCGTGGCGTTGTAGGTCGGCGTCACCCGGAGCGGGGTGAATGCCAGGCCCGAGGACACGGTCATGATCGTGGCGGACGGTCGAGACCGCAGGTGGTCGATGAACGCGCCGATCAGACGGATCGGACCGAGGAGATTGGTGGTGACCATTGCCTCCGCGGCATCGAGGAAACCTGCCGGGGACGACCAATCCTCCGCCCGCATGATGCCGGCCATCGCGACAAGCACGTCGAGGTTCGGGTGTTCGGCGATGACCTTCCGTGCAGCGGACTCG
The genomic region above belongs to Gordonia hongkongensis and contains:
- a CDS encoding IS110 family transposase, whose protein sequence is MIVQGTSVGLDVHARSVVAHAIDEDTGQVIRETLVPDAATIVSWLQGLAPPVRVAYEAGPTGFGLARAITAAGMECVVAAPSKLQRPAGDRVKTDARDAAHLAKLLRLGEVVAVSVPEVGTEAARDLVRAREDARSDLMRARHRLSKLLLRQGIVYSGGKPWTGVHQRWLQRQRFELPLLQAAFDNDLDAVLSVTARRDRLDELIEQTAATDPWRAVVTRLSCLRGVSTLTAFALAVEIGDWSRFSGATIGSYAGLVPSEYSTGGTRSQGSITKAGNAHVRRLLVEAAWQHRRPYATPGQTMRRRWEAATPAARARGHAGNRRLHKRWQQFDRRSKHPCVANTAIARELAGWCWSLAVLDD
- a CDS encoding beta-ketoacyl synthase N-terminal-like domain-containing protein, giving the protein MTIQRSTISGLGAVTGYGWGRDALWSGLVSGKSAAALHQGFGFTGGQTTGAEASDDTAEPGWIVRVPDGGQQSDGRTRFSRAMRAAAREAIEDAMARGWTPGSRVGLVHACVLGDLDMYPIVTSGVGQYTGRQYLSVTPSTPVSLLMQEYGFHGPAITVSAMCTSGSAAIVTAKSWLDSDLVDDVVVVATDLSARPEVVAMFVQLGVAITDTDALNACRPFQEGSRGFTFGEAAIAFTMTNRAADGYADVLGGSMSHDAFHVTSIDPELTGVRSCVEQSLTMAGVDGRSIRYLNAHGPGTRQCDRAEATIAEQMVPNAEVFSVKPLAGHCQGAAGAVELAASLLGYERGEIPASPRVAEAIIPQLLDGRTDLVSGLTLKTSLGMGGHNAAVVLAPNA
- a CDS encoding EAL domain-containing protein, with translation MARASDAAVAERYRLLLELSPDAIAVHQDGLIVYVNSAALAFARVDERDAMLGRSIADFVHPDELPQMLDRIIGMGEEAGASTVPEEVVMVDAHGVTRPMEVTSVRTVWQDKPAYQVILRDITAQKAIESALRRQAALLDHVSNAVIAVDNHMTVTSWNPAAEQMYGLRASEAIGQNIDDVVGAHVDPHAAVSLGGTVDQLHRRSDTGRSFLAHTSVTTMDDGFLIVAEPTRRPLIERLGTILAALHQAVIVVREDGDIELANPAAGTMLGSEAVPGARVHELPLDFDGDESPIARCLRTREAVTDATATITTPAGERWLSCSCRPIDDDGAEVVVLVSFADITDRYRERTQLAWEAVHDPLTGLYNRSGIIRELESHMAGLDDGNNACCVAIFYIDLDNFKLVNDSLGHAVGDEVLHTVAQRLAAATPDEASVGRIGGDEFVLVATLGIACSADEIEQQIDKIRGTVYEPIAVSTRTEPLKVEASIGVATVKAGDDYTATDLLRDADIALYQARKASRARYVRFQTQHREELQRRQRIEEELRRVLDTDTDQLEIHYQPIVSTVDGALVGLESLLRWRHPELGSISPTEFIPLAEGSNLIDRVGNYVLETAAAEVAAVAELRRVMLCVNVSRRELTNGQFPDRLRDTITRSGMDPAAFCLEITESALDPLDGDLLTLLRNVRELGTHVSLDDFGTGASSLSEFYRLPVSVLKTAKSFVDALDEHPSATSILAGIVTMAHAAGMRVVAEGVETESQAATVAEVGCDLAQGYHFGRPAPLADVIGSGVRIRANPGVWETG
- a CDS encoding NAD(P)H-dependent flavin oxidoreductase translates to MFDLRELSSRVVAAPMAGGPSTPELVVAAGSAGGVGQLAAGYQTPDKVRADIAAVRTAGTEVFGVNIFVPEAEPVNRDDLARYRAELVPYARSLGVTLPEVEDLGEDDDHFDDKIRLVCDERIPLVSFAFGCPAPEVVAELHRHGCSVGVTVTTATDAEIAGRAGADWLCVQGPDAGGHRSVFDRRSTPPTEPLDDLIRAVADRVPLPIVAAGGISTSARADEVRSVGAVAVQVGTVLLRTAEAGTKPAHAAALADPDRTDTVVTWAFSGRPARALRNLFTDRFSDAAVAEYPAVNTLTGGIRRAASNDPDGINLWAGSGYRDAVEELAVETIARLG
- a CDS encoding SDR family oxidoreductase; translated protein: MNLTGNTIFIPGATSGIGLALATRLHDKGNTVIVGGRRTELLDRIRSEHPGLHTVAIDVADPASVESAARKVIAEHPNLDVLVAMAGIMRAEDWSSPAGFLDAAEAMVTTNLLGPIRLIGAFIDHLRSRPSATIMTVSSGLAFTPLRVTPTYNATKAAIHMLSESLRLQFADTGVDVVELVPPAVRTDLLPGQRDSDFAMPLDEFVDEVVHLIGTQPAATELLVERVKFLRWGEARGDYADVVATLNEQDPH
- a CDS encoding sugar porter family MFS transporter translates to MTDAERQVAEQHTAKVIGVTVAAAVGGFLFGFDSSVVNGAVDSIEADFGLGKLMTGFAVAIALLGCALGAWFAGRLADVWGRKRVMLLGSALFIINSIGTGFTQTIPDLLLWRVLGGIGIGIASVIAPAYIAEIAPARFRGALGSLQQLAITMGIFAALLSDALLADSAGGASNDFWWGLEAWRWMFLVGVVPAVVYGVLALLIPESPRYLVGRNRDAEAARILQEVTGEENPLERVKEIKLTVKREAKSSIRDIAGPSFGLHPLVWVGIWLAVFQQFVGINAIFYYSTTLWQSVGFSEADSFKTSVITAVINVVMTFVAILFVDRIGRRKLLLGGSVGMFIGLLMACIAFTQQIGEGENITLPDPWGVVALIGANLFVVAFAATWGPVMWVMLGEMFPNRIRGVALGVCTAVNWVANFTISMLFPPMTEAVGLGIIYGFFAFCAAASFFYVLRKVEETKGMELEQMDSVAEARLSQFTAVRAAKDKA